Proteins from a genomic interval of Bombus affinis isolate iyBomAffi1 chromosome 14, iyBomAffi1.2, whole genome shotgun sequence:
- the LOC126924522 gene encoding uncharacterized protein LOC126924522: MSGKERGLLRIILKNFIASFKPTRQKLIGEDNYGTKYYEIENPRSTRKNSSRYFVPVNKDDHTQEVPVEWEAWLRHRRKDPPSREEIEQNYQLQMIKKRNAAEIEAKYASNGLQKQINQGEYTSFPIYEEYQNYGQDYKVQYDKQKKKEDK, from the coding sequence ATGTCTGGAAAAGAAAGAGGTTTATTgcgaattattttaaaaaattttattgcatcATTTAAACCAACCCGACAGAAGCTAATTGGTGAAGATAATTATGGTACAAAATATTACGAAATTGAAAACCCAAGATCAACCAGAAAGAACTCATCTCGATATTTTGTACCTGTAAATAAAGATGATCACACGCAAGAAGTACCGGTAGAATGGGAGGCATGGTTAAGACATCGTCGAAAAGATCCACCGTCAAGAGAAGAAATAGAACAAAATTATCAATTACAAATGATCAAAAAACGAAATGCTGCGGAAATAGAAGCAAAATATGCAAGTAATGGATTACAAAAGCAAATTAATCAAGGAGAATATACATCATTTCCAATTTATGAGGAGTATCAAAATTATGGCCAAGATTATAAGGTACAATAtgataaacaaaaaaaaaaagaagataaatag